The following are from one region of the Microbacterium sp. cx-55 genome:
- a CDS encoding serine hydrolase codes for MAVSPEPARGTDAARESRRGAKRIPRRAAAGRRSFTSTLKALDALAASGAQVSVRIDDLDRGSAVLVGDDFLSLPIAGLGVVPLLVEVAAQFEAGTLDPLEIVDRAGLEPVTVSGLWQHLKAPALPLSDIAVLAASAGDALAANALLSRVGLPAVRGRVEQLGLSRSALMDSFRDVRGPDDAPHVALGSTREYAQLFASLVNSEAVSPGVSAQVAEWLSRDHDLSLVGTSTGLDPFAHDNDEHGLLFINKTGRAPGIRTEAGVLAGPRAGVAYALFVCFDDLSIAHRLRAHDAFRTLGVELMEYVF; via the coding sequence GTGGCAGTCTCGCCCGAACCCGCACGAGGGACGGATGCTGCGCGCGAATCGCGTCGCGGAGCGAAACGGATTCCGCGGCGCGCGGCAGCCGGACGCCGGTCGTTCACGTCGACACTGAAAGCCCTCGACGCCCTGGCGGCGTCGGGGGCGCAGGTGTCGGTGCGCATCGACGACCTCGATCGGGGGAGCGCCGTGCTGGTCGGCGACGACTTCCTCAGTCTCCCGATCGCGGGCCTCGGGGTCGTGCCGCTGCTGGTCGAGGTGGCGGCGCAGTTCGAGGCGGGCACGCTGGATCCGCTCGAGATCGTCGACCGGGCGGGCCTGGAGCCGGTGACTGTGTCGGGACTCTGGCAGCACCTGAAAGCCCCCGCGCTCCCGCTGTCGGACATCGCGGTGCTCGCCGCATCCGCCGGCGACGCACTCGCCGCGAACGCCCTGCTCTCCCGCGTCGGGTTGCCGGCCGTGCGGGGGCGCGTCGAGCAGCTCGGGCTCAGCCGATCGGCGCTGATGGACAGCTTCCGCGACGTGCGCGGCCCGGATGACGCGCCCCACGTCGCGCTCGGCTCGACGCGCGAGTATGCGCAGCTGTTCGCGTCGCTCGTGAACTCCGAGGCCGTCAGCCCCGGCGTGAGCGCGCAGGTCGCGGAGTGGCTGAGTCGCGATCACGACCTGTCGCTCGTGGGCACGTCGACAGGGCTCGACCCGTTCGCGCACGACAACGACGAGCACGGTCTGCTCTTCATCAACAAGACGGGCCGGGCTCCCGGCATCCGGACCGAAGCCGGGGTGCTCGCCGGCCCGCGTGCGGGTGTGGCGTACGCGCTGTTCGTCTGCTTCGACGATCTCTCGATCGCGCACCGCCTGCGCGCCCACGACGCGTTCCGCACCCTCGGCGTCGAGCTCATGGAGTACGTGTTCTGA
- a CDS encoding 5-methyltetrahydropteroyltriglutamate--homocysteine S-methyltransferase, with amino-acid sequence MTVRPPFRADIVGSFLRPAELAEARRQHAAGVLRSDALRAVEDTQIERLVGLESENGLRVATDGEFRRSWWHFDFFDHLDGVEIVELDHGIQFQGVQTKPRGIEISGPIGFSAQHPFLAHFRALQDAAAQTGATPKFTIPAPTVLDFRLEPGHIDAATYDGREAITDDLVQAYRDALAAFYDAGARYLQFDDTAWAYLCSDVELAKARERGIDTDGIADRYASMLTRILDGKPDDLVVTTHVCRGNFRSTWISSGGYEPVAEALLAGTPYDGYFLEYDSERAGGFEPLRFLPEGDKIVVLGLITTKTGELEDADAIRIRIDEAARFAPLEQLALSPQCGFASTEEGNALTEDEQWAKIRSVVDIAGSVWG; translated from the coding sequence ATGACCGTGCGCCCTCCGTTCCGTGCCGACATCGTCGGTAGTTTCCTGCGTCCCGCCGAGCTCGCCGAGGCCCGGCGCCAGCACGCTGCGGGGGTGCTCAGGAGCGATGCGCTGCGCGCCGTCGAAGACACGCAGATCGAGCGGCTCGTCGGCCTCGAATCGGAGAACGGGCTGCGGGTCGCGACCGACGGCGAGTTCCGGCGGTCGTGGTGGCACTTCGACTTCTTCGACCACCTCGACGGCGTCGAGATCGTCGAGCTCGACCACGGCATCCAGTTCCAGGGCGTGCAGACGAAGCCGCGGGGGATCGAGATCTCGGGGCCGATCGGGTTCTCGGCGCAGCATCCGTTCCTCGCGCACTTCCGTGCCCTGCAGGATGCGGCCGCGCAGACCGGCGCGACCCCGAAGTTCACGATCCCCGCGCCGACGGTGCTTGACTTCCGCCTCGAACCGGGCCACATCGACGCCGCGACGTACGACGGACGCGAGGCCATCACCGACGACCTCGTGCAGGCGTACCGCGACGCGCTCGCGGCGTTCTACGACGCCGGGGCTCGGTACCTGCAGTTCGACGACACGGCGTGGGCGTACCTCTGCTCCGACGTGGAGCTCGCGAAGGCGCGCGAGCGCGGCATCGACACCGACGGCATCGCCGACCGGTACGCGAGCATGCTGACCCGCATCCTCGACGGCAAGCCCGACGACCTCGTCGTCACGACCCACGTCTGTCGCGGCAACTTCCGGTCGACGTGGATCTCGTCCGGCGGATACGAGCCGGTCGCCGAGGCGCTTCTCGCCGGCACCCCGTACGACGGGTACTTCCTCGAGTACGACTCGGAGCGCGCCGGCGGCTTCGAGCCGCTGCGGTTCCTTCCCGAGGGCGACAAGATCGTCGTGCTCGGGCTCATCACGACCAAGACCGGCGAGCTCGAGGATGCTGACGCCATCCGGATCCGGATCGACGAGGCCGCCCGCTTCGCCCCGCTCGAGCAGCTCGCCCTCAGTCCCCAGTGCGGCTTCGCCTCGACCGAGGAGGGCAATGCGCTCACCGAGGACGAGCAGTGGGCGAAGATCCGCTCCGTTGTCGACATCGCCGGCTCCGTCTGGGGTTGA
- a CDS encoding VOC family protein codes for MTDSTSFDVAHIGSVELLTPEFERSLWFFQDLLAMRVVAEHAGSVYLRTWDEYELYTIKLTPSDAAGVGLTTFRAISPDALARRVAAIEATGLGDGWVDGEVGTGPTYRFRDPDGHSMGIYYETERYVATDDKPALKNQASRFPGHGVNARRLDHINYLAKDVEANGEFLARALGMRESERIRNDDGKFAAWWFHFSLKSYDVVYSDDWTKHGNRLHHIAFAPDTREDILKAADIFLENGIHIESGPHKHAINQTFFLYVWEPGGNRIEFANAGARLLLDPDQPVVEWTQEERKRGQAWGMKTIETFHTHGTPLV; via the coding sequence ATGACCGACTCCACCTCATTCGACGTCGCCCACATCGGCAGCGTCGAGCTGCTCACCCCCGAGTTCGAGCGGAGCCTGTGGTTCTTCCAGGACCTGCTCGCGATGCGCGTGGTCGCCGAGCACGCCGGCTCGGTGTACCTCCGCACCTGGGACGAGTACGAGCTGTACACGATCAAGCTCACCCCCTCGGATGCGGCGGGCGTCGGCCTGACGACCTTCCGCGCGATCTCCCCCGACGCACTGGCGCGCCGGGTCGCGGCGATCGAGGCGACCGGCCTGGGCGACGGCTGGGTCGACGGCGAGGTCGGCACGGGTCCCACCTATCGGTTCCGCGACCCCGACGGGCATTCGATGGGCATCTACTACGAGACCGAACGCTACGTCGCGACCGACGACAAGCCTGCGCTGAAGAACCAGGCGTCGCGCTTCCCTGGCCACGGCGTCAACGCCCGCCGGCTCGACCACATCAACTACCTCGCGAAGGATGTGGAGGCCAACGGCGAGTTCCTCGCGCGTGCCCTCGGCATGCGCGAGAGCGAACGCATCCGCAACGATGACGGCAAGTTCGCCGCCTGGTGGTTCCACTTCTCGCTGAAGTCCTACGACGTCGTCTACTCCGACGACTGGACCAAGCACGGCAACCGCCTGCACCACATCGCCTTCGCGCCCGATACGCGCGAAGACATCCTGAAGGCCGCCGACATCTTTCTCGAGAACGGCATCCACATCGAATCCGGACCGCACAAGCACGCCATCAACCAGACGTTCTTCCTCTACGTGTGGGAGCCGGGTGGCAACCGCATCGAGTTCGCGAACGCCGGCGCCCGCCTGCTGCTCGACCCCGACCAGCCCGTCGTCGAGTGGACGCAGGAGGAGCGCAAGAGGGGCCAGGCGTGGGGCATGAAGACGATCGAGACGTTCCACACCCACGGCACCCCGCTCGTCTGA